The following are from one region of the Nicotiana tabacum cultivar K326 chromosome 3, ASM71507v2, whole genome shotgun sequence genome:
- the LOC107797124 gene encoding uncharacterized protein LOC107797124 yields the protein MVVDGSFLKAAYKGTILTSCTQDGAVGKILPLAYAIVDSENNKSWERFFVQIKGTFGVREGICIVSDRNESIFNATKAVYPEVPHCICMFHLWQNVKRTFKKHHKQLKDIFFALVRAYTIEKFDYHMTEMCKIDPRVQPYFFEIGYKLQSEKWNNKNRKSAMETSTKLGEKYDKLLRENLIASDQMTVGPATKHLYTVFEGVRRNIMCLEEGTCSCGKFQMDELPYPHAWVVLKNQQLKPGQYCSFCYKKDNLLRTYEFPVNPMPNESLWVILTEVLEDVVLPPKGRRNAGRPRKERLKPASEKESKRAFSCSVCGQGGHNRKTCRNRPK from the exons ATGGTTGTTGATGGAAGTTTCCTTAAAGCAGCATATAAGGGTACCATATTGACTTCTTGCACACAGGATGGAGCTG TTG GAAAAATCCTTCCACTTGCATATGCAATTGTAGATTCAGAGAATAACAAATCTTGGGAGCGGTTCTTTGTCCAGATAAAGGGTACTTTTGGTGTTAGGGAAGGGATCTGTATAGTTTCAGATAGAAACGAAAGCATCTTCAATGCTACAAAAGCTGTGTACCCAGAAGTACCACATTGTATTTGCATGTTTCACTTGTGGCAGAATGTAAAGCGCACATTCAAAAAACATCACAAACAATTGAAGGATATCTTCTTTGCTTTGGTTAGAGCTTACACGATAGAGAAGTTTGACTACCATATGACAGAGATGTGCAAAATTGATCCGAGGGTGCAGCCTTACTTTTTCGAAATTGGCTACAAACTCCAAAGTGAAAAG TGGAACAACAAAAACAGAAAAAGTGCAATGGAGACATCTACAAAGCTTGGCGAAAAGTACGACAAACTCCTTCGGGAAAATTTGATTGCATCGGATCAAATGACg GTGGGGCCTGCTACGAAGCACTTATATACTGTGTTTGAAGGGGTAAGGCGAAACATAATGTGCCTTGAAGAGGGAACATGCAGTTGTGGAAAATTTCAAATGGATGAACTTCCATATCCGCATGCTTGGGTGGTTTTGAAGAACCAGCAGCTGAAACCTGGCCAGTATTGCTCTTTTTGCTACAAGAAGGATAACCTCCTTAGAACTTATGAATTTCCAGTAAATCCGATGCCAAATGAGAGTTTATGGGTAATCCTTACAGAGGTGTTGGAAGATGTGGTCCTACCACCTAAAGGGAGAAGGAATGCAGGAAGGCCAAGAAAGGAAAGACTCAAACCTGCTTCAGAGAAAGAGTCTAAGAGGGCGTTTTCATGTTCTGTGTGTGGACAAGGTGGTCACAACAGAAAAACATGTAGGAATCGACCAAAATAA